One genomic segment of Streptomyces sp. TLI_146 includes these proteins:
- a CDS encoding DUF5995 family protein yields the protein MVLIEQRAGGTALSGVSVDTVAVRMRALRASLPPKDGLAVFNRVYLAVTEEIGRSLTGGAFDDPRAAATLDVLFAGRYLRAVDAVAAGLRPPACWRPLFQYRRHPGVRPLQFALCGINAHIGHDLALAVVDSCRVLGCEPEELERDFERVGDTLVALEERVREELMPGPDLLEIADPLTHLLASWSLERARDAAWSSARLLWRLRELPDLSREFRERMDAGVGLVGRCLLTPYADPSSARGVHPWRSGSDSAFRR from the coding sequence ATGGTGCTGATCGAACAGCGGGCAGGTGGAACGGCGCTCTCCGGGGTGTCGGTGGACACCGTAGCGGTGCGGATGCGGGCGCTGCGCGCGAGCCTGCCGCCCAAGGACGGCCTGGCCGTCTTCAACCGGGTCTATCTGGCGGTCACCGAGGAGATCGGCCGGTCCCTCACCGGGGGCGCGTTCGACGACCCCCGGGCCGCGGCGACGCTGGACGTACTCTTCGCCGGGCGCTATCTGCGGGCGGTCGACGCGGTGGCGGCGGGGCTGCGGCCGCCCGCCTGCTGGCGGCCGCTGTTCCAGTACCGGCGCCACCCCGGCGTACGCCCGCTCCAGTTCGCGCTCTGCGGCATCAACGCCCACATCGGGCACGACCTGGCGCTCGCCGTCGTCGACAGCTGCCGCGTCCTGGGGTGCGAACCGGAGGAGCTCGAGCGGGACTTCGAACGGGTCGGCGACACGCTGGTGGCCCTTGAGGAGCGGGTGCGCGAGGAGCTGATGCCCGGGCCCGACCTGCTGGAGATCGCGGACCCGCTCACGCACCTGCTGGCGTCGTGGAGCCTGGAGCGGGCGCGGGACGCGGCCTGGTCGTCGGCCCGGTTGCTGTGGAGGCTGCGGGAACTTCCTGACCTCTCCCGGGAGTTCAGGGAGCGGATGGACGCGGGTGTCGGCCTGGTGGGGCGGTGCCTGCTGACGCCTTACGCAGATCCTTCTTCCGCACGAGGAGTTCACCCATGGCGATCCGGCTCGGACTCGGCCTTCCGCAGATGA
- a CDS encoding uracil-xanthine permease family protein, with translation MGLGVRWTLHGDGRTPAPGAVVRPDERLSWPRTIGLGAQHVVAMFGASFVAPVLMGLDPNLAIMMSGVATVIFLLATKGRVPSYLGCSLSFVGVAAAIRATGGTSATVTGAVFVVGIVLFAAGLAVQRFGARIIHAAMPPIVTGAVVMLIGFNLAPVTASTYWPQDQWTALLVMLFTGLAVVCLRGFWSRVAIFLGLLFGYGVSWLFDRLFGKIHSVAGAGEATDHWRLDLSGVGRADWIGLPSFHAPHFEWSAILVALPVVIALVAENAGHVKAVGEMTGDDLDDKLGTAIAADGAASMLSTAVGGPPNTTYSENIGVMAATRVYSTAAYWAAAAFALLFGVCPKFGAIVAAIPGGVLGGITVILYGMIGLLGAQIWINAKVDLRNPLNLVPAAAGIIIGIGGVTLKFTDDFRLSGIALGTIVVITGYHVLRALAPAHMKEQEPLLDEGTSSYDEAGAGDEAAEGAQRAKS, from the coding sequence ATGGGCCTCGGCGTGCGCTGGACCCTGCACGGTGACGGGCGGACCCCCGCCCCCGGCGCGGTCGTCCGTCCCGACGAGCGGCTGTCCTGGCCGCGGACGATCGGCCTCGGCGCGCAGCACGTGGTGGCCATGTTCGGCGCGTCGTTCGTCGCGCCGGTCCTGATGGGCCTGGACCCCAACCTCGCGATCATGATGTCCGGCGTCGCCACGGTCATCTTCCTGCTCGCCACCAAGGGCCGGGTGCCCAGCTATCTGGGCTGCTCCCTCTCCTTCGTCGGCGTCGCGGCCGCCATCCGGGCCACCGGCGGCACCAGCGCCACCGTCACCGGCGCCGTCTTCGTCGTCGGGATCGTGCTGTTCGCGGCGGGCCTCGCGGTGCAGCGGTTCGGCGCGCGGATCATCCACGCCGCGATGCCGCCGATCGTGACCGGCGCGGTGGTCATGCTGATCGGCTTCAACCTGGCGCCGGTCACCGCGTCCACCTACTGGCCGCAGGACCAGTGGACCGCGCTCCTGGTGATGCTCTTCACCGGGCTCGCCGTGGTCTGTCTGCGCGGCTTCTGGTCCCGGGTCGCGATCTTCCTCGGCCTGCTCTTCGGCTACGGCGTCTCCTGGCTCTTCGACCGCCTCTTCGGCAAGATCCACTCGGTCGCGGGTGCGGGCGAGGCCACCGACCACTGGCGCCTGGACCTCTCCGGCGTCGGCCGGGCCGACTGGATCGGCCTGCCCTCCTTCCATGCCCCGCACTTCGAGTGGTCCGCCATCCTGGTCGCCCTGCCCGTCGTGATCGCGCTCGTCGCCGAGAACGCCGGGCACGTCAAGGCCGTCGGCGAGATGACCGGCGACGACCTCGACGACAAGCTGGGCACCGCGATCGCCGCGGACGGCGCCGCCTCGATGCTCTCCACCGCCGTCGGCGGCCCGCCCAACACCACGTACTCCGAGAACATCGGCGTCATGGCCGCCACCCGCGTCTACTCGACCGCCGCCTACTGGGCCGCCGCCGCCTTCGCGCTGCTCTTCGGCGTCTGCCCCAAGTTCGGCGCGATCGTCGCGGCCATCCCCGGCGGCGTACTCGGCGGCATCACCGTCATCCTGTACGGCATGATCGGCCTCCTGGGCGCCCAGATCTGGATCAACGCCAAGGTGGACCTGCGCAATCCGCTGAACCTGGTCCCGGCGGCCGCGGGCATCATCATCGGCATCGGCGGCGTCACGCTGAAGTTCACCGACGACTTCCGGCTCAGCGGGATCGCGCTGGGCACCATCGTGGTCATCACCGGCTACCACGTGCTGCGCGCCCTGGCCCCGGCCCATATGAAGGAGCAGGAGCCGCTGCTCGACGAGGGCACGTCGTCGTACGACGAGGCCGGCGCCGGGGACGAGGCGGCCGAAGGGGCTCAGCGCGCCAAGTCGTAG
- a CDS encoding LLM class F420-dependent oxidoreductase yields the protein MAIRLGLGLPQMRQYDIGRDIPAVARAAEELGYESLWVFERVLFPTPATQGLYGIPGLAWPDAYRSVADPLVSLTLAAAATERARLGTSVLVAPLHMPFQLARSLASLDAASGGRVLAGIGTGWSLDEYAAAAVAPFEQRGKVLDETLDVFAAVWGPDPVAYEGELTTIAPSEVGPKPARPIPVYLAAAGPRAVRRVVDRADGWMPVAQGAAQLGEAWHKLREQAAERGRERPLEVCVRVNARYTPKPYENGERPPFTGSAAQIVEDLVAHAHEGIGEFLLDLQGSARDAEELKDVAAEVYGLARAAGL from the coding sequence ATGGCGATCCGGCTCGGACTCGGCCTTCCGCAGATGAGGCAGTACGACATCGGCCGCGACATCCCCGCGGTCGCGCGCGCTGCCGAGGAGCTGGGCTACGAGAGCCTGTGGGTGTTCGAGCGGGTGCTCTTCCCGACGCCCGCGACCCAGGGGCTGTACGGAATACCGGGCCTGGCCTGGCCGGACGCCTACCGGTCGGTGGCCGACCCGCTGGTCTCGCTCACCCTCGCGGCAGCGGCCACCGAGCGGGCGCGCCTGGGCACCAGCGTGCTGGTGGCCCCGCTGCACATGCCGTTCCAGCTGGCCCGCTCGCTCGCCTCGCTGGACGCGGCGAGCGGCGGCCGGGTCCTCGCGGGGATCGGCACGGGCTGGTCCCTCGACGAGTACGCGGCGGCGGCCGTGGCGCCGTTCGAGCAGCGCGGCAAGGTGCTCGACGAGACGCTGGACGTGTTCGCGGCGGTCTGGGGCCCGGACCCGGTCGCGTACGAGGGCGAGTTGACCACCATCGCCCCCTCCGAGGTCGGCCCCAAGCCGGCCCGGCCGATCCCGGTGTACCTCGCGGCGGCGGGCCCGAGGGCGGTGCGCCGGGTGGTGGACCGGGCGGACGGCTGGATGCCGGTGGCCCAGGGCGCGGCGCAGCTCGGCGAGGCGTGGCACAAGCTGCGGGAGCAGGCCGCCGAGCGCGGCCGGGAGCGCCCGCTGGAGGTGTGCGTCCGCGTGAACGCGCGGTACACCCCGAAGCCGTACGAGAACGGCGAGCGCCCGCCGTTCACCGGCAGCGCGGCCCAGATAGTGGAGGACCTGGTGGCCCATGCCCACGAGGGCATAGGCGAGTTCCTGCTCGACCTCCAGGGCTCCGCGCGCGACGCGGAGGAGCTGAAGGACGTGGCGGCGGAGGTGTACGGGCTGGCGCGCGCGGCGGGGCTGTGA
- a CDS encoding alginate lyase family protein, which produces MDGGRSRSGLMALLATAALLASVLVPAASHAATRKPAAVKAPHTVVVDGARMRDARLRLDAGDPALRTAVAKLTGAADGWLGQGPWTVVDKPKPAPGGDPHDYLSQAPYWWPSKPRTADNPWGCPYVQRDGQRNPEVDTGTDRPDLGKVVSSVTTLSLAWYYTGRAQYAEQASTALRTWFLDPATRMNPNLDHGQFIPCKYDGRAIGIIDFSQQYTGVLDAVAVLDLGAPGWRADDRARMLDWNKKFLNWLVTSPFGKEESAADNNHGTFQDMQIAALALATGDRALAAKKVRAVGKLRIDPQIAADGSQPKELARTRSWHYSVFDLVAYARLAAIGQQVGVDLWGYRGPQGQSLFKAVDYLLPAATGAAVWPHPELEFYRYAASDVVHAAADAGDKKARAAVPKLQAPPAGDLWALRPAAEQLDSIAG; this is translated from the coding sequence ATGGACGGCGGAAGATCTCGCAGCGGGCTCATGGCCCTGCTGGCCACGGCCGCGCTGCTCGCGTCGGTGCTCGTACCGGCCGCCTCGCACGCCGCCACCAGGAAGCCCGCCGCCGTGAAGGCCCCGCACACCGTGGTCGTCGACGGGGCGCGCATGCGGGACGCGCGGCTGCGGCTCGACGCCGGCGACCCGGCGCTGCGCACCGCCGTGGCGAAGCTGACCGGGGCCGCCGACGGCTGGCTCGGGCAGGGCCCCTGGACGGTCGTGGACAAGCCGAAGCCCGCGCCGGGCGGCGACCCCCACGACTACCTCAGCCAGGCCCCGTACTGGTGGCCCTCCAAGCCCAGGACCGCCGACAACCCCTGGGGCTGCCCGTACGTGCAGAGGGACGGGCAGCGCAACCCCGAGGTCGACACCGGCACCGACCGGCCCGACCTCGGCAAGGTCGTCAGCTCCGTGACCACGCTCAGCCTCGCCTGGTACTACACCGGCCGGGCGCAGTACGCCGAACAGGCCTCGACCGCCCTGCGCACCTGGTTCCTGGACCCGGCGACCCGGATGAACCCCAACCTGGACCACGGGCAGTTCATCCCCTGCAAGTACGACGGCCGGGCGATCGGCATCATCGACTTCTCGCAGCAGTACACCGGCGTCCTGGACGCGGTCGCCGTCCTCGACCTGGGCGCGCCGGGCTGGCGGGCGGACGACCGCGCGCGGATGCTCGACTGGAACAAGAAGTTCCTGAACTGGCTGGTGACCTCGCCGTTCGGCAAGGAGGAGTCGGCGGCCGACAACAACCACGGCACCTTCCAGGACATGCAGATCGCCGCACTCGCGCTGGCCACCGGCGACAGGGCCCTCGCGGCGAAGAAGGTCCGGGCCGTCGGGAAGCTGCGTATCGATCCGCAGATCGCCGCCGACGGCAGCCAGCCCAAGGAGCTCGCCCGCACCCGCAGCTGGCACTACTCGGTCTTCGACCTGGTGGCGTACGCCCGGCTCGCCGCCATCGGCCAGCAGGTCGGGGTGGACCTGTGGGGCTACCGGGGGCCGCAGGGGCAGAGCCTGTTCAAGGCCGTCGACTATCTGCTGCCCGCCGCGACCGGCGCGGCCGTCTGGCCCCACCCGGAGCTGGAGTTCTACCGGTACGCGGCCAGTGACGTGGTGCACGCGGCGGCCGACGCGGGCGACAAGAAAGCCCGCGCGGCCGTGCCGAAGCTCCAGGCCCCGCCCGCCGGCGACCTCTGGGCGCTGCGCCCCGCCGCCGAACAACTGGACTCGATCGCGGGCTGA
- a CDS encoding glycoside hydrolase family 6 protein, producing MVSLACAVAAVGAVSGAVAALGGGGEDTARPTATASPATVTLPAVPTSPSATPSATRATPRLASPSPAPKPSATPSPPRSAVSAALYRSPDSQVLDWVRAHPDDPRRALIERRIADQPTAVWFTEYDPGAITREVRAVTSAAAGQGRVPVLVPYAIPGRDCGGASQGGAPSLEAYDTWMGNFAAGLGRSPVIVVLEPDAIAQSDCLSESERAARFASLARAGRAIHAADARARVYFDAGHSGWRDAEEMAGLLRAAGAATSGDGVFTNVSNFHRTSDEVAYARRVLKALGGPARLGAVIDTSRNGRGAPPDGQWCDPAGRALGHAPTTHTGEARVDAYLWVKVPGESDGCRGAAGSFTPDYAYDLAR from the coding sequence ATGGTCTCGCTGGCCTGCGCCGTCGCGGCCGTCGGCGCGGTCTCGGGCGCCGTGGCGGCCCTCGGGGGCGGGGGCGAGGACACGGCCCGGCCCACGGCGACCGCGTCGCCCGCCACGGTGACCCTGCCCGCCGTGCCCACCTCGCCGTCCGCGACGCCGTCCGCCACGCGCGCGACGCCGCGCCTGGCCAGCCCGTCCCCCGCCCCGAAGCCCTCGGCCACCCCGTCGCCGCCGCGGTCCGCGGTCTCCGCCGCGCTCTACCGCTCGCCCGACTCGCAGGTCCTGGACTGGGTGCGGGCCCACCCGGACGACCCCCGGCGGGCGCTGATCGAGCGGCGGATCGCGGACCAGCCGACGGCGGTCTGGTTCACCGAGTACGACCCCGGCGCGATCACCCGCGAGGTGCGGGCGGTGACCTCGGCGGCGGCCGGGCAGGGCCGGGTGCCGGTGCTCGTCCCGTACGCGATTCCCGGCCGGGACTGCGGCGGCGCTTCCCAGGGCGGTGCGCCGAGCCTGGAGGCGTACGACACCTGGATGGGGAACTTCGCGGCGGGGCTCGGGCGTTCACCGGTCATCGTGGTCCTGGAGCCGGACGCGATCGCCCAGTCGGACTGCCTCTCCGAGAGCGAGCGCGCCGCCCGGTTCGCCTCGCTGGCCAGGGCGGGGCGCGCGATCCACGCCGCCGACGCCCGGGCCAGGGTGTACTTCGACGCGGGCCACTCCGGATGGCGCGACGCCGAGGAGATGGCGGGCCTGCTGCGCGCGGCGGGCGCGGCCACCAGCGGCGACGGCGTCTTCACCAACGTCTCCAACTTCCACCGCACCTCCGACGAGGTGGCGTACGCGCGGCGGGTGCTCAAGGCGCTGGGCGGTCCCGCGCGGCTGGGCGCGGTGATCGACACCAGCCGCAACGGCAGGGGAGCGCCGCCCGACGGGCAGTGGTGCGACCCGGCCGGGCGGGCGCTGGGACACGCCCCCACCACCCACACGGGCGAGGCGCGCGTCGACGCCTATCTGTGGGTGAAGGTGCCCGGCGAGTCCGACGGCTGCCGGGGCGCGGCGGGCAGCTTCACCCCCGACTACGCCTACGACTTGGCGCGCTGA
- a CDS encoding MFS transporter: MASEADDGIRQLRRARIAIAAVFCVHGTVTGNFATRLPWIQDHTGASTGLLGLALAFPAIGSSLTMPLSGAVTHRFGARRALRGLLALWTLALALPALAPNLYTLCAALFVFGATAGMSDVAMNALGVETENRLGRSIMSGLHGLWSAGALIGSTTGTLAAHLDVDARVHHLVAATVLTALGALVCGGVLDLRSAPDETPPPRFARPPRSALVIGLVAFCAVFAEGASLDWSAVYLRDTMDASAGLAAASTTAFTLTMAVARIAGDKVVDRFGAVRTVRCGGVLATVGGLAVVLAPGPAVAMGGFALIGLGVAVVVPLAFAAAGRSGPHPSQAIAGVATITYTSGLIAPSTIGGIADLTSLVVSFGLVTLLALGLVAGAEVLRTGVRARTGGGHAAKAAPVRSTDAAQ, translated from the coding sequence ATGGCGAGCGAAGCGGACGACGGCATACGGCAGTTGAGGCGGGCCAGGATCGCGATCGCCGCGGTGTTCTGCGTCCACGGCACGGTCACCGGGAACTTCGCGACCCGGCTCCCGTGGATCCAGGACCACACCGGGGCCTCCACCGGCCTGCTCGGTCTGGCGCTGGCGTTCCCCGCCATCGGCTCGTCGCTGACGATGCCGCTCTCGGGCGCGGTCACCCACCGCTTCGGGGCGCGCCGCGCACTGCGCGGGCTGCTCGCCCTGTGGACCCTGGCCCTCGCGCTCCCGGCGCTCGCGCCGAACCTCTACACGCTCTGCGCGGCGCTCTTCGTGTTCGGGGCGACCGCGGGGATGTCGGACGTGGCCATGAACGCGCTGGGCGTGGAGACCGAGAACCGGCTCGGCCGCTCCATCATGTCCGGGCTGCACGGCCTGTGGAGCGCGGGCGCCCTGATCGGCTCGACCACCGGCACGCTCGCCGCGCACCTCGACGTCGACGCGCGCGTGCACCACCTGGTCGCGGCGACCGTCCTCACCGCCCTCGGCGCGCTCGTCTGCGGCGGCGTGCTCGACCTGCGCAGCGCGCCCGACGAGACCCCGCCGCCGCGCTTCGCCCGGCCGCCGAGGTCGGCGCTGGTCATCGGGCTCGTCGCGTTCTGCGCGGTGTTCGCCGAGGGGGCCAGCCTGGACTGGTCGGCGGTGTACCTGCGGGACACCATGGACGCCTCGGCCGGTCTCGCCGCCGCCTCGACGACCGCGTTCACCCTGACCATGGCGGTGGCGCGGATCGCGGGCGACAAGGTCGTGGACCGGTTCGGCGCGGTACGGACGGTCCGCTGCGGGGGCGTGCTGGCGACCGTCGGCGGCCTCGCGGTGGTCCTCGCGCCCGGGCCCGCCGTGGCGATGGGCGGGTTCGCGCTGATCGGCCTGGGGGTCGCGGTCGTGGTGCCGCTGGCCTTCGCGGCGGCCGGACGCAGCGGCCCCCATCCCAGCCAGGCCATCGCGGGCGTCGCCACCATCACGTACACCTCGGGTCTCATCGCCCCCTCGACCATCGGCGGCATCGCCGATCTGACCTCGCTGGTGGTGTCGTTCGGCCTGGTCACGCTGTTGGCGCTGGGGCTGGTGGCGGGGGCGGAGGTGCTGCGTACGGGAGTGCGCGCCCGGACGGGCGGCGGCCACGCGGCGAAGGCGGCGCCGGTGCGGTCCACCGACGCTGCCCAGTAG